The DNA region CCTCATTACCCTAACGCAACACTAAACACCGCAGCTGCTGATCTACCGTTATATTTATCTGCGCTATATTATTGGTtctatactaattattttaaaaaataaccactaattacaaaaataagtataataaggcAAAAAAGCatgatagatttaaattaaaaaagcaataaatgttttcgcaaaatacttattttttacattgttacTCGTGTGAAatgtttaaacaatatataaaaatacagaacgTTTAGTAACATGTTtggctaaaatataattatgtaatgactagtataacaatattatctattattccTTGTGTCTTACGACTGATAGTCAAGAACCCTTATATCTGTTTTatagttacattacattatatttatactatatacatatattagggAGAAATATCAACGGAATTCAAAAACATGAATAGCCACTTCTACAGACGATTCCGCATCGTTTGATCATACCAatacgttcagtagtttttacGTCATCgtcacacaaataaaaaaaaaaaacgtttatagaTTTGTGTAGAAATCCAATTGACTATTGTTAGGTTTTCTATTCTTCGTCGTAGTCCCCATCCCAAAGTTCCTTTCCTCTTTTCTtgctcaatttaattaatatttggtaCTTTTGGTAAAGCGGGTCAAATTCAGTGCTGAGGTAAAAACATAGGTCGGATCATATTCTGCCAGATATGTGCACCCACATATTTGACCTGCGTTGTGGATTAGGCTCCGTTTATTCCTTATAAGGTGAAGGTCTTTGCTCGTTTAATATAAGTATCAGAGTAAATAGTAgttacacaatattttaaagattttacgATTTCAAACTGTATATTCATTCTATATATTATGATGTTGAtgtgttaaaaatgtataataaaaatatttatgaataaaaataatgtttgtccTTTAGGCGCTCTGAACTATTGATACAATTATGATGAACATTCTCCTGTGCAAACTACGAAAAAATTACGAAGGCTCTAGAACGTTTTATAAAACCTGTAAACTAATATTCTACCCGTGCGGACAGTAagctagtaattattataagggTAGCGGGtagctagtaaataaataatacatataatttgaatttcagTAATAATACCCTAGTTAAGCAggtatttcgaaaatatatataatgccaCTTAATGTCAGATgaccatttgctcatccgcctacctattttaactttatatttaattataaaaaataatcccagttcacgaaaataaaaaactcaaatcatttattctaaaatcaaaattattgacATCCTAGTAAGCAATTTTTTCCCGGCATCTGAATAATATTCAGACGGAAATATAATTCgtaagtataatatacaatCAAGTGCGATTGGCCATCAGCGATAGCGTCATTGTTTATCTTTTCAATAAGATACCAACGttagaaatattgtattataaaaatattatttatcagtcAAGTAATAGCTCTCAGGTAGACATCACATCGTGACAATATGAGAGCCGACCttactttattaattcatttattctatatatgtacACAGTTTTATCAAGTGCAATCGTTAAACATACTGGGAGTGTTTCCATATCAAGGCAAAAGTCATTTTTTTGTCTTTCAACCTTATCTTGAGGAGTTAGCATCAAGAGGACACAATGTGACAGTTATATCATGCTTTCCAAGAGAAAAGTCGATGAAGAATTATCATGACATTAGTCTGGCAGACAAGGTACAAATCTTAGAAGATGCGTTTCCGTTGAAACGATCGTACTACACAATTTTTCAAATAAGCGTATTTCTTCTATCGACCGGTACGTCAAATTGCAAGACATTGCTATCCGATGAAAATGTTCGAAATCTTGTTAAGTCGAAAGCCAAATTCGATCTTGTATTAATCGAACAATTTAACACTGACTGTGGACTTGGATTGGCTTATAAATTAGGTGCTCCTGTAGTAGGACTCTCATCCCACCAATTGATGCCATGGTATTACAATAGATTCGGTGTTCCCTACAATCCGTCATTCGTATCATTCCTACTTCTTGAAGGAGGAACTAAGCCTACGCTTTATCAAAGAGTTGAAAGAACGATATTTgatgcatattttaatattgcataTAAATTTTTCGGTCAAAGAGTCGACCAGAACACTCTAGCGcaatattttgatgatattcCTCCACTGGAAGAATTGGGTCGTAATATGAAATTCCTACTTCTATACACTAACTTTCTTCTAACCGGCTCGAATTTGTTACCTTCTAATGTGATCGAGGTTGGAGGATTTCATGTAGCAAAACCTAAACCCTTACCCGAtgtaagtataaaacaaatttacagCGGATATATGTAGATATCTGAAATGAATCATTTTGCTTATATCAAAGTCAAAGCTTAATACCTTACGTCctgcaaattaaaaaagtaataagtttttttttccaataatctGCTGACATAATTACCCCCTTTTGTTAGATtactttaattacattattaaccaTTGCTTTAAGGTCAACTTCTACGTCAAATCAACtttactgtttaaaaaaattggatCAATTTTACCAAAATAAAGTTCCAATAATTTAAGTAGATGAaaatttattgtgatatttgCTAGGTAACAATTacgtataaaactaaataaatgaacattattaaagatacaaaaaaaaagttaattagtcaCGTCATACTTATCAACAACATTTGATCATCTAGCTTGAGGAAAAGAAgactacaatatatatttatttgtaataagtcTTAGATTACATTAAAACTAACGATAATTTTATTGCCTTTTCGTACAAGCGGAATTGAGTTAGAAACAATTATCTACCATATTTACATTCTTGTTGAACTTTCCtggatatttgtaatattaatttaaggtcATTCTTAATTAACAGGAACTAAGAAAATTCATTGAAGAATCCGAACACGGGGTTATTTACATCAGTTTTGGATCAATGTTGAAAGCCACTACAACACCAAAAGATAAAATTGAAGCGATAACTGCCGCCTTAAGTGAACTCCCTCAAAGAATTATTTGGAAATGGGAAGAGAAAACTCTTCCTGGCaatcctaaaaatatattcttatccAAATGGTTACCTCAAAATGATATtcttggtaatattttattttatttaaacagcaAAGTATTAAGATATGTCGTAGAACAAATACAATCTAAgaaagagtaaataaaataaattgtttgctTAAAGATAGTAGTGtatgttacatttaaaacaaaattgcacGGTATCAAATATATCTATCTCTATTATTCGAGTTCACTTCTTGTATTATATAGCCATGAACAATATTAGTAGTTAGATAggttaatatcaataatttcataaatcataattaatatgtgGTATGTAAAGTCAATTATCGAAGTCTTATAAgtgttaaagttaataaatgtcTTCTACTCGCGCTGTTGAAATGAGAAATAACTATTGCCAAAAATTGTCTGGAAAACATTAACGAAACACTAATGTAGTATTTCTTGTAAAGTCGAATGCCATTTTTAAATCTTCTAGCAGACGAAATTTGTTTATAGATCTATCATTTTGATGCATATAGgacaaaattttgtttaacatcatttaaatacctacttttaaatatataagctaCATCGTACAAGATAAGACGTGTTTTGTCTTGTTTTGTTTACTACAGTAGTATCGCTAGTTAAGAGCAAGAAAACTAATCTTATGAGTACTTATGTTATTTTACTATACTTCGCATTatcttttaatatgtatattatataattatgtattaatatttatccttACACagattaatactttattttaattttacagcaCATCCAAAAGTTTTGGCTTTCTATTCTCACTGTGGCTTATTAGGAACAACAGAAGCCATATACCATGGTGTTCCAATGGTAGCAATGCCTATATTTGGTGATCAACCATCAAACGCAGCTGCTGTTGAAGAAAGCGGTCTAGGAGTTcagatacaattaaatgaacTGTCAAAAGCAAAACTTTTAGAGAAATTTAGGACTGTCTTAGAGCCTAAGTAAGTAAATTgtgtctttaattaaatttttagcaacagtttttctttatatgttttTCATAAGCATTTATTATCTTTTGCATTATGCTTTACTGATAAAACTATCTAATGAGCTATATTTAATCCGTGAACTATTTTTGTTCAGTATGTTTGTCAatacacataaattaattttcccaGGCTTTATACCTTCATTTTTGGGTAGTTgtcactttatatattatttttaatcagattCAATCAGCGAGTCAAGAAGTTATCAGAAGCCTGGCATGATCGTCCGATTTCAGCCATGGACAGCGCGGTATATTGGGCGGAATTTGCAGCTCAACACCACAATTTTACTTTTAGGACTCCTGCCGCAGATGTTCCATTTTATCAATACTTATGCTTAGACATACTAtctgttttaattgttttatttttaatatttatcggcGTTTCAAAGACTTTGCTATCATGGATTTTTAGTAGTAAATCTAGTTTACAAGAAactaaaaaatcaaaaagacaatgatattctaaattattttagagattgaaaattattgtgtaaatcaattttagtatttatttttaaattattttatttgcagtaAGCTACATTTTGTtaagtattttcttatttagaattaagcctaatatacttatacttgtaagaaatagtatttattagccaatagcaataaaaatgtttacataattagtatatttgtaacaaatctATTTCATTTATCATAATGAACTTCATCTTcgcgataatttaattaaatatattctaagaacgataaatatttgaaaaaataaagatattattaacaaagtagagcaacatttttttactttaatttaacttatacaaaaatataataaaccaaaatataaaccaaaatatcgttaaataataattatatttattgctgaTATACGCATTAATTGATAGCagttgtaacatatttttatcatctaatGACATTCTTAATCTAAATCTATTTAAGTTTTGATTATTGTTGATAATCCACCAATTACTTCAACAGTATATAACGACATGAATTACGGCAAAAGCGTTATgtgcaaaataatataacatttaaaaaatgattgtgaattttttaacgtttaaattaattgtggTTATAGCATTAAGCAGTTTTAATGAAGtgcaaacattaaatatattaggtgTTTTTCCATTACCAGCTAAAAGTCATTTCTTCGTATTTGCTCCGTATTTAAAGGAACTAGCAAATCGTGGTCATAATGTGACAGTCATATCATTTTACCCCCAAAAGGATCCCATACCAAACTACCATGACATAAACTTAAGCGAAAATTCGCAACCTCTTCAAATAAGTCATCCAGTTACCAAATCACTGTTCGTAATTTTTCTTTCTCTAACTTTACTCCAAGCTCTTGCTGGACCTTTTACATGTAGAATGCTATTGGAAGatgaaaatgttcaaaatttatGGGCAACGCAAACGAAGTTTGATTTGGTCGTTGTGGAACAATTTAATAGTGATTGCGGATTGGCATTAGCACATGTTTTGGGAGCACCTGTTATAGGAATAACATCTCATACGTTAATGCCATGGCATTACAGCAGATTCGGAGTTCCATACAATCCATCTTATGTAACATTTGATTTCTTTGAAGGTGGAACGCATCCAACCTTTCTTCAAAGAATTTTAAGGACAATAATATACAATCACgtcaactttatattttatcatgtaaCTCATCGATTAGAGCAAAATATTATTGGAGAATTTTTTAATGATCTTCCTCCACTAAAAGAATTGGCAAAGGATATAAAGTTAGTACTCGTATATCAGAACTTTATGCTATCTGGTTCAACTATAATGCCGTCTAATATTATTGAAGTCGGTGGCTACCATGTAGCAAAAGTGAAACCTTTGCCTGATGTAAGTATTAAgacttattcaaatatttttttcacacttAGGCATTTATAACATCAAGCTCAAAGAGACTTGTAGTTAAAAATGTCCGTTGAAATAAATGTAGAGTTTAGATAAAACTCAAATgactatataaaatgttattttgtttaaacttatgtaattaaaacatgatctaaatcaattttgaaaatttttgcccatattttgttgtaataaaaaaaacctatttttgatttttaggAGTTACGAAAGTTTATCGAAGACTCCGAACATGGTGTAATATACATCAGTTTTGGAACCTTATTGAAAGCATCCACAATACCACCTGACactttacaagaaataataaatgcCTTAGAGGAATTACCTCAGAGAGTCATTTGGAAATGGAACAAACAATCCCTTCCTGGCAATcctaaacacatttatttagcTAAATGGTTGCCACAAAACGACATATTAGGTATTAATAACATACACAACTTAACTATATTTTCGAGCAATTACAACAGCTTCCAacacctttaaaataaaacaaagaccaacgacattaaatttgaaaagtttCAAATCAATTCAATAAACAATTCATCAGCATAGATAAACAACgaacaaacgaaaaaaaaatcatataaaaaggAAAAGACACAGTTATATAGTCAGATATTAAGCACTCAACGATTAAGGGAaatcattcataaatatttttacgtaaatctttttttaagcatcatattttatttacagctcATCCAAAAGTCTTGGCGTTTTACTCACATTGTGGTTTATTAGGCACCACAGAAGCGATCTATCATGGCGTACCAATAGTCGGTATGCCGATTTATGGAGATCAACCAACAAATGCCGCAGCTATAGAAGAAAGCGGACTTGGTGTACAATTACATTACGAGCTTCTAACAAAAGATTATCTTCTTGAGAAATTTAAAACTGTTCTTGACCCTAAGTGAGTAAAGtaacatgataaaaaaatatgtatgtatcacGTGTTGCGTTGatcagttttaattattttcatgatttcaaagtattttatattattacattatttatttgtgtgttgACTGGTATAATAGTTTAGTTTAGGCCTAATGCTGTCCATAGTTCCAACCCCGAAGCAGGACATTAAAAGGCTATTAGCTTATTACGTTTTTCTGTTGAGAAAATTGGCAGTGCTTTCACTCTCGTGCCTCAGAATTCACTTAATGCTGTTGGCCCTGCGTAAAAACTCTTTTCGGTTAATCGGAATTGCCGTCCTATACCGATCACGTGAAAGAATACAGGGTAAACCTGTGTTGCACTATGCACAAGAATATCCCCCGCGTATTGGCTAGTCCCTCACATCTACAGCATCAACATCTTGCACGAAATATAattagaacaaaatatatataaagactcATTGGGATCtgactattaaatttaaatgggtTATGAGTGACCCATGATTGCACGAAAAAGTTCGTTTTCtcatatgtaattttgtatttttcagATTCCGTGAAAGAGTAAAATTCTTGTCTAAAGCTTGGCACGATCGTCCAGTAAAAGCAATGGATACTGCAATTTTCTGGACGGAGTTTGCAGCTCGCCATAAGAATTTCACATTCAGAACCCCGGCAGCTGACGTTCCTTTTTACCAGTATTTCTGCTTAGATATATTAGCAATTTTGTTCCTATTTTTCGCCGTAACTATTGCGATTCtcaaatattcaataacaatactaataaaaattgtatttgcaTCAAAAGATTTATCGAGCAATGGCGTGAGAAAAGTAaaagtcaattaaattaatgaatacttactaattaatttataactattttttcattattttaaactaaatcagAAGTCTATTTAAGtaattgtattttctttaattccGAATTGAAATACATGTACTATCTATGTTTAATTTGGCATTTGGAAAGttcgtttgtaaaaaaaaactctattgtTTCTAAGAAAGCACTGTGCTTATGTCTCTAGACCGTAATTCATTTTTtcttaactaattttttttatttttttggttgtCGTCGACAATATTTGATCGCAACAGCTTTTCCCAtccatgttaaattaatttgatttcgtGATCTATGGCAACTAGGCtttgtatcatattttaatgttttagtaaGAAGGCATAGCATTTATCTTCCTATGCAGtaaaaacttatataacttgcataatttttattgtaaaataaattatatgtatcaaaagtatataatttattattttttacatacttatataagaattattgactTACTATTTATTGACTTGGAGTAAAACAAAACTGTTGCTATCACGATGTTTTTCACGACGTGATTAAATACTTGTataattactaacagtatttaaaacgggatatttaccatgtttttttatttttatttgttggagctcgatatttcgacattatctacgaatatcttgttcacgagactcgtgaacaagacataatgtaaaataaaaataaaaaaacatggtaaatatcccgttttaaatactgctagtaataaatataaccatgttaatttaaaatcttatacttGTATAATGATTCAATTTATCTGTATTACAATAGTTTGTAAATCACATCTTTGTCAATGGCCTCCACTCTGAAGAGGGCTCGTAGCTTTttcaccacgcttctccaatacacatgatacacatgtgacagaattccACCTGACACGTGCAAATTTTCACATGATGTTTTGCTTCGCcggcgagcacgagattaaatataaacataaattaagcgcatgaaataTCAGTGGTTCTTGCCCGGTTTTGAACCAGCGATCTCCGGTTAAGATTCATAtttcattaagaaaaataaaatcaaacgtaACTATGACGGACCAGCGCTTTCCTTCTCTcgggtttaaaaataaattaaatacatttatttaaaaataaatatcattagataaaaatatacaggaTATTGCACATGGAACAAATAACATCGTTATTTGAAATCGGGAATATACAATATGCCATATTTCCTGTTGAAAATGAATCTCTTCTGTCATATAACTCATCATCGTGGATTGAAGTAGCTAGATAGGTATATCGTAGATCGATCAATGCATacaataggtacatatataaataaacacggTACAAATTACGAACGAACTAGCGACTAACCTAACTCAATatcaaaggttttatttaaacatactcTTGCAGATATGATTTTGAACTCAAAAGAACTATGCACtctaaatcatattattatttgttataggTTTAGTATACTTCGACAAATATTGTATTGCCAATCACTCCCAAGATAATTTAAAGTGGTAACACtcagaaatgtatttttaattgaatgccGCATATAGTTTCCTAGTAGAACACACACGCAAGGTCAGTTCGAATCACAAACCAGAAACGCACGGACGGACGCGCTTGTCCGTAATTCTAATAATGTACTCAAACACAATACGTATTGCGATATTACTGATAATACCATTCAATGTTATTTCACTAAACATTCTAAGTATACTACCGTATCATGGAAAGagtcatttttttgtatttaaagtgTATTTACAAGAATTAGCAAGACGAGGTCACAATGTAACAGTGATATCACACTTTCCGCAAACTGACCCGCCGAGGAATTATCATGACATAAGTTTAGCTGGGACTATCGAAGCTATTGAAGATAATTTACCGTTTCATAGATCATTCCTTAGTATACTCGAAGTTGGTTTATATTTAACGAACTCGGGTAAAGTGAATTGTGAAATAATGCTAGCTAATAAAGATGTACAAAAACTTGTTAAAGATAGACCAAGGTTTGATGTTATTGTTGTTGAACAATTTAACAGTGATTGTGCTTTGGGTATAGCTTATAAGCTGCAAGCGCCCGTTGTTGGTATAATGTCTCACATTTTAATGCCATGGCATTATAACAGATTCGGAATTCCGAGCAACCCATCGTTCGTTCCCTTCCACTTTTTGGAAGGTGGAACGAAACCTACATTGATGCAGAAAGTTGAAAGAACCGTTttagatgtttattttaaaacaatgttttatgtatttagtcAGAGAAGCAATGAGCAAACACTTGCAAAATATTTCGACGACGTACCTCCCTTGGAAAATTTGGCtagagaaataaaatttttacttatatatcacaattttattttaactgggTCAAGACTGTTTCCGGCTAATGTTATTGAAGTTGGCGGCTATCATGTAAAAGAAACCAAGCCCTTAACCGGAGtaagtgtttaattttgttactcataaagcataataaaataattttaaagtaatcttttaagtacatttatttagtCATTTTTATCTTTGCTTCTgtgagttataaaataaaaatcatttcatttacaatttattaaattaaaaatatattttactaacaaaatttGAACAAATTTTAAGAATCCAATAGTTTAGTGAATCAGAAACCTAACTccttataggtatatatttctctgtagataaaatattaaatattgccttATCAAGAGGTCACTGTGAATTAGTATTTCCTCAAAACTTCTATAACGAGATATTCGTACGTAATACAGTAAAAAACTAATTCCTAACTGATAAACTCAAAAGGATGACACAGGTTAAAAATACAGAGAGCAAAATACGtagactaaataattttaaaatacatattttatgttaatttgtcttcaaaattttagtaaaacgatattttttgtgatatattagatattttttacaattaattcgtAAAATATCAGTAACACAGActcaaagatataatttttaaaacaactttattccttactatataacttattatatataatactctttattgcactgagaaattttttttacatggtAATTTTACTCATGAGATTATTGTTCACAATGGCGggcttatttctaaaagaaatttcttcCAGCCAACCCACAGCTGTAAGAGATAGTGTTATGTAGCAGGTATAAGTAGTGCAACATTAGATactcttactaataatatataaaagaaacaattttaatataatataatatatataatataaaataattttaatataatatgtattacgtttatataaatatctataatat from Vanessa atalanta chromosome 14, ilVanAtal1.2, whole genome shotgun sequence includes:
- the LOC125068637 gene encoding UDP-glycosyltransferase UGT5-like, coding for MRADLTLLIHLFYICTQFYQVQSLNILGVFPYQGKSHFFVFQPYLEELASRGHNVTVISCFPREKSMKNYHDISLADKVQILEDAFPLKRSYYTIFQISVFLLSTGTSNCKTLLSDENVRNLVKSKAKFDLVLIEQFNTDCGLGLAYKLGAPVVGLSSHQLMPWYYNRFGVPYNPSFVSFLLLEGGTKPTLYQRVERTIFDAYFNIAYKFFGQRVDQNTLAQYFDDIPPLEELGRNMKFLLLYTNFLLTGSNLLPSNVIEVGGFHVAKPKPLPDELRKFIEESEHGVIYISFGSMLKATTTPKDKIEAITAALSELPQRIIWKWEEKTLPGNPKNIFLSKWLPQNDILAHPKVLAFYSHCGLLGTTEAIYHGVPMVAMPIFGDQPSNAAAVEESGLGVQIQLNELSKAKLLEKFRTVLEPKFNQRVKKLSEAWHDRPISAMDSAVYWAEFAAQHHNFTFRTPAADVPFYQYLCLDILSVLIVLFLIFIGVSKTLLSWIFSSKSSLQETKKSKRQ
- the LOC125068906 gene encoding UDP-glycosyltransferase UGT5-like — translated: FKLIVVIALSSFNEVQTLNILGVFPLPAKSHFFVFAPYLKELANRGHNVTVISFYPQKDPIPNYHDINLSENSQPLQISHPVTKSLFVIFLSLTLLQALAGPFTCRMLLEDENVQNLWATQTKFDLVVVEQFNSDCGLALAHVLGAPVIGITSHTLMPWHYSRFGVPYNPSYVTFDFFEGGTHPTFLQRILRTIIYNHVNFIFYHVTHRLEQNIIGEFFNDLPPLKELAKDIKLVLVYQNFMLSGSTIMPSNIIEVGGYHVAKVKPLPDELRKFIEDSEHGVIYISFGTLLKASTIPPDTLQEIINALEELPQRVIWKWNKQSLPGNPKHIYLAKWLPQNDILAHPKVLAFYSHCGLLGTTEAIYHGVPIVGMPIYGDQPTNAAAIEESGLGVQLHYELLTKDYLLEKFKTVLDPKFRERVKFLSKAWHDRPVKAMDTAIFWTEFAARHKNFTFRTPAADVPFYQYFCLDILAILFLFFAVTIAILKYSITILIKIVFASKDLSSNGVRKVKVN
- the LOC125068904 gene encoding UDP-glucosyltransferase 2-like, whose translation is MYSNTIRIAILLIIPFNVISLNILSILPYHGKSHFFVFKVYLQELARRGHNVTVISHFPQTDPPRNYHDISLAGTIEAIEDNLPFHRSFLSILEVGLYLTNSGKVNCEIMLANKDVQKLVKDRPRFDVIVVEQFNSDCALGIAYKLQAPVVGIMSHILMPWHYNRFGIPSNPSFVPFHFLEGGTKPTLMQKVERTVLDVYFKTMFYVFSQRSNEQTLAKYFDDVPPLENLAREIKFLLIYHNFILTGSRLFPANVIEVGGYHVKETKPLTGELLKFMEEAEHGVVYISFGSVVKSSTMPEDKVKAVLEAIAELPQRFIWKWENQNMLLEKNKLYTSNWLPQVDILGNPKTLAFLSHAGMGSTTEAIHFGVPMVAMPVIGDQPANAAAIEESGLGVQLQISDLTKDNLVAAFKKVLDPTFRKNAKLLSKAWHDRPMAPLDTAIYWTEYAARYPNMTFRSAAADVPSYQYYNLDVIGVFAIALLSTIYIFKGIVYTICCKNRKTTSNNEHSSKNKNKRRSKRE